Proteins found in one Ovis aries strain OAR_USU_Benz2616 breed Rambouillet chromosome 19, ARS-UI_Ramb_v3.0, whole genome shotgun sequence genomic segment:
- the VHL gene encoding von Hippel-Lindau disease tumor suppressor has protein sequence MPRKAGDAEEAEAGAEGASAEKPGAEREMEAGRLRPVLRSVNTREPSQVIFCNRSPRVVLPVWLNFDGEPQPYPTLPPGTGRRIHSYRGHLWLFRDAGTSDGLLVNQTELFVPSLNVDGQPIFANITLPVYTLKERCLQVVRSLVKPEDYRRLDIARSLYEDLEDHPNVRKDLVRLTQEHIENQRMAGEIEDV, from the exons ATGCCCCGGAAGGCGGGGGACGCGGAAGAGGCTGAGGCCGGCGCTGAGGGGGCCAGTGCAGAGAAACCCGGCGCCGAGCGGGAGATGGAGGCCGGGCGGCTGCGGCCGGTGCTGCGTTCCGTGAACACGCGCGAGCCGTCCCAGGTCATCTTCTGCAACCGCAGCCCGCGCGTGGTGCTGCCCGTGTGGCTCAACTTCGATGGCGAGCCCCAGCCTTACCCGACGCTGCCCCCAGGCACGGGCCGCCGCATCCACAGCTACCGAG GTCACCTTTGGCTCTTCCGAGATGCTGGGACATCTGATGGGCTTCTAGTTAACCAAACTGAGCTATTTGTGCCATCTCTCAATGTTGATGGGCAGCCTATTTTTGCCAACATCACACTGCCAG TGTACACCCTGAAAGAGCGGTGCCTCCAAGTTGTGCGAAGCCTGGTCAAGCCTGAGGATTACAGGAGACTGGACATTGCGCGATCCCTCTACGAAGATCTGGAAGACCACCCCAATGTGCGGAAGGACCTGGTGCGGCTGACGCAGGAGCATATTGAGAACCAGCGGATGGCAGGGGAGATTGAAGATGTTTAG